The following coding sequences are from one Neurospora crassa OR74A linkage group I, whole genome shotgun sequence window:
- a CDS encoding oligoribonuclease, whose translation MVSTPKAAHVAAQQQSQGALVWIDCEMTGLDPDQDAIIEIYCFITDEQLNLLDPTGWGTVIHQTKARMDAMDEWCTQVHGNSGLMAAVLASTVTPEQAADGLLAYIQKYVPNKRVALLAGNSVHADRAFLRKEPYDRVVDHLHYRILDVSSLKEAARRWCPHIASGAPTKQGLHTAKEDILESIAEARYYRSAIFQKD comes from the exons ATGGTTTCGACACCGAAAGCCGCGCATGTGGCggcgcagcagcagagcCAAGGTGCCCTGGTATGGATCGACTGTGAG ATGACCGGCCTTGACCCGGACCAAGATGCTATCATTGAGATCTATTGCTTCATTACCGACGAGCAACTCAACCTCTTAGATCCTACCGGCTGGGGCACCGTCATTCACCAGACGAAGGCGCGCATGGATGCCATGGATGAATGGTGTACACAAGTCCACGGCAATAGTGGTCTCATGGCCGCCGTCTTGGCCTCTACCGTCACGCCGGAACAGGCAGCAGACGGGCTGCTGGCCTATATACAGAAGTATGTCCCAAACAAGCGCGTGGCCCTCTTAGCCGGAAACAGCGTACATGCCGACCGCGCCTTTCTTCGCAAGGAGCCCTATGACAGGGTCGTCGATCATTTGCACTACCGCATCTTGGACGTAAGTAGTCTAAAAGAAGCTGCTCGTCGTTGGTGCCCTCATATCGCCTCAGGAGCCCCTACCAAGCAGGGACTTCATACGGCGAAGGAGGACATTCTGGAGAGCATCGCAGAGGCTAGGTACTATCGATCTGCTATTTTTCAGAAGGACTAG
- a CDS encoding phosphoglucomutase 2 has translation MEVQTVEFKPFTDQKPGTSGLRKKVTVFQQPHYSEAFITSILLSIPEGAEGAFLVIGGDGRFWNPEVIQLIAKIGAAYGVKKLLIGQDGILSTPAASHVIRKRKATGGILLTASHNPGGPKNDFGIKYNLANGGPAPESVTNKIYEVSKTLTSYKIASIPNIDISTIGTKTYGDLEVEVVDSTADYVEMLKDIFDFDLIKKFFATHPDFKVLFDGLSGVTGPYGKAIFQQELGLGSESTQNCEPSPDFNGGHPDPNLTYAHSLVETVEKNNIPFGAASDGDGDRNMIYGAGAFVSPGDSLAIIAHHAQLIPYFKKNGVYGLARSMPTSGAVDLVAKKQGLNCYEVPTGWKFFCALFDANKLSICGEESFGTGSNHIREKDGLWAIVAWLNIIAGLGVANPGVAPSIKQIQKDFWAEYGRTFFTRYDYEDVDSEGANKVVGILRDLVADPNFVGSKVGDRTVTEAGDFSYTDLDGSVSSNQGLYARFSSGSRIVVRLSGTGSSGATIRLYIEQHSTDPATYDMDAQDFLAPEIKMATELLKFKEFVGRDEPDVKT, from the exons ATGGAGGTCCAGACTGTCGAGTTCAAGCCATTCACCGACCAGAAGCCGGGCAC CTCCGGACTTCGTAAAAAAGTGACCGTATTCCAACAGCCACACTATAGCGAGGCCTTCATCACGAGCATCTTGCTCTCCATCCCTGAAGGCGCCGAAG GTgccttcctcgtcatcggCGGGGATGGCCGATTTTGGAACCCTGAGGTGATCCAGCTGATTGCCAAGATTGGTGCCGCGTATGGCGTCAAGAAGCTCCTGATCGGCCAGGATGGCATCTTGTCGACCCCTGCCGCCAGCCATGTCATCCGCAAGCGCAAGGCGACAGGTGGCATCCTTCTGACCGCTAGCCACAACCCCGGAG GTCCCAAGAACGACTTCGGCATCAAGTACAACCTCGCCAACGGTGGCCCGGCGCCCGAGTCGGTCACCAACAAGATCTACGAAGTCTCCAAGACCCTGACCTCGTACAAGATTGCGAGCATTCCCAACATTGACATTTCAACCATTGGTACCAAGACGTACGGTGACCTCGAGGTCGAGGTGGTCGATAGCACCGCAGACTATGTCGAGATGCTCAAGGATATCTTCGACTTCGACCTGATCAAGAAGTTTTTTGCCACTCATCCTGATTTCAAGGTCTTGTTCGACGGTCTTTCGGGCGTGACCGGACCGTACGGCAAGGCCATCTTCCAGCAGGAGCTCGGTCTTGGCTCCGAGTCGACACAGAACTGCGAGCCTTCCCCTGACTTCAACGGTGGCCACCCTGACCCCAACCTTACTTACGCACACAGCTTGGTTGAGACTGTGGAGAAAAACAACATTCCGTTTGGCGCCGCCTCTGACGGTGACGGAGATCGCAACATGATCTACGGTGCTGGCGCTTTTGTGTCGCCCGGTGACAGTTTGGCTATTATCGCTCACCATGCCCAGCTTATTCCCTACTTTAAGAAGAATGGTGTGTACGGCCTGGCACGCAGTATGCCTACTTCGGGAGCAGTGGATTTGGTTGCCAAGAAGCAAGGCCTGAACTGCTATGAGGTTCCCACTGGCTGGAAGTTTTTCTGCGCCTTGTTCGATGCCAATAAGCTCTCTATCTGCGGCGAAGAGTCGTTTGGAACAGGCAGCAACCACATCAGAGAGAAGGATGGTCTCTGGGCCATTGTGGCTTGGTTGAATATCATTGCGGGATTGGGTGTCGCCAACCCCGGAGTAGCGCCCAGCATCAAACAGATCCAAAAGGATTTCTGGGCTGAGTACGGACGAACCTTCTTCACCCGCTACGATTACGAGGATGTGGATTCAGAAGGTGCCAACAAAGTTGTTGGTATCCTCAGGGATTTGGTGGCGGATCCAAACTTTGTAGGAAGCAAGGTTGGAG ATCGTACTGTCACGGAAGCTGGAGACTTTTCGTACACCGATTTGGACGGCTCAGTCTCTTCCAACCAAGGTCTGTATGCCCGCTTTTCCTCGGGCAGCAGGATCGTTGTTCGCCTGTCCGGCACCGGTTCTTCCGGCGCCACCATCCGCTTGTACATCGAGCAGCACAGCACGGATCCCGCCACATATGATATGGATGCCCAGGACTTCCTGGCGCCTGAAATCAAGATGGCAACCGAGCTCTTGAAGTTCAAGGAATTCGTTGGTCGTGACGAGCCGGACGTGAAGACATGA
- a CDS encoding streptomycin biosynthesis protein StrI yields the protein MVPNPPRILVVGAGSRGRAYARAIQSSTDGIVTAVAEPNKYKRRQFGQSYIWGSHALPSEGVQFDDWRDFIAYEKGRRARIVAGETDVPPGVDAAFVCVLDEMHREVILALTMLGGLHIMCEKPLATTLRDCIDIYEALRTNTNAKGEQMIFSIGHVLRYSPHNMLLRKLLLEDRVIGDVLSVVHTEPVGWWHFTHSYVRGNWRRESTSAPSLLTKSCHDIDVLLWLLCSPASYNAQHGETPHLPSTISSTGSLQYFKRSRKPAAAGTATNCLSCPIESSCKYSAKRIYVTQEEFGLDSFNTDWPVNVVIPDIESYSDMNVARETLLRELAKDYGTNTPALQIEQSNWFGRCVYESDNDVCDEQIVTITWDDDPVSSLPSFPHGLGQENLLVSSPSRGRGSKTATFHMVAQTNKICQRYTNLYGVDGEIFADSSTITIHDFRTGETTTHCPRNEDRGHGGGDLGLTRQFVRAVDKVKNHGWTTNRAQTELVGCTLEEVMRSHAMVFCAEEARKNKKVVDWGEWWAKHVEAGGTLPFGD from the exons ATGGTACCCAACCCGCCTCGTATACTTGTTGTCGGCGCCGGCTCTCGCGGTCGAGCTTATGCTCGAGCCATTCAATCCTCGACTGACGGTATCGTCACTGCAGTAGCGGAGCCTAACAAGTATAAGAGAAGGCAGTTCGGCCAAAGCTACATTTGGGGATCACACGCTCTTCCGTCCGAAGGCGTCCAGTTCGATGATTGGCGTGACTTCATTGCATACGAGAAGGGCCGGCGAGCTCGAATTGTGGCAGGCGAGACAGATGTCCCGCCGGGCGTCGATGCGGCCTTTGTGTGTGTTCTAGATGAGATGCACAGGGAGGTCATTCTCGCCCTTACCATGCTCGGAGGCTTGCACATAATGTGCGAGAAACCACTGGCCACAACTCTGCGGGACTGCATCGACATATACGAGGCACTACGCACCAACACGAACGCTAAAGGGGAGCAGATGATCTTTTCTATAGGCCATGTCCTTCGATACAGCCCCCATAACATGCTGCTCCGAAAGCTACTCCTCGAAGACCGTGTTATTGGCGATGTGCTGTCCGTTGTGCATACTGAGCCCGTCGGTTGGTGGCATTTCACCCACAGCTACGTCCGTGGTAATTGGCGTCGAGAGAGTACCTCGGCGCCCAGCCTGCTGACGAAAAGCTGTCATGATATCGACGTTTTGTTGTGGCTTCTCTGCTCGCCCGCCTCTTACAATGCCCAGCATGGCGAAACCCCCCATTTACCATCTACCATCAGCAGTACGGGCTCGCTGCAGTATTTCAAAAGGAGCCGAAAGCCGGCCGCCGCAGGGACGGCTACCAACTGCCTATCCTGCCCTATCGAGTCGTCCTGCAAATATTCGGCGAAGCGTATATACGTTACTCAGGAAGAGTTTGGATTGGACTCGTTCAATACCGACTGGCCTGTCAATGTCGTGATTCCCGATATCGAAAGTTACTCGGACATGAATGTGGCAAGGGAGACACTGCTTCGCGAACTGGCCAAGGATTACGGCACTAACACACCCGCTTTGCAAATCGAACAGAGCAACTGGTTTGGCCGATGTGTTTACGAGAGTGACAACGATGTGTGCGACGAACAGATTGTCACCATCACTTGGGATGATGACCCTGTTTCGAGTCTTCCGAGTTTCCCCCACGGATTGGGTCAAGAAAATCTCTTAGTTTCGAGCCCCTCGCGTGGTCGTGGCTCGAAGACGGCAACTTTCCACATGGTTGCTCAAACGAACAAGATCTGTCAGAGATATACGAATCTGTACGGCGTCGACGGGGAGATCTTTGCCGACTCGTCCACTATTACGATCCATGACTTTCGCACCGGGGAAACAACCACCCATTGCCCTCGGAACGAGGACCGCGGTCATGGAGGTGGGGACCTAGGACTGACGCGCCAGTTCGTTCGAGCTGTTGACAAAGTCAAAAACCATGGCTGGACTACCAACAGAGCGCAAACGGAACTGGTTGGTTGTACTCTAGAAGAAGTGATGCGCAGCCATGCTATGGTCTTCTGTGCCGAAGAGGCAAGGAAGAACAAAAAGGTGGTCGATTGGGGCGAGTGGTGGGCAAAGCATGTGGAAG CCGGGGGCACTCTTCCTTTTGGCGATTAA